AAGCAAATTATCTCTCATAATGTTACGCTAGGCAAACATATATTTAACAAGATAGGGTTAGCAGGAGTGTAGTGCAAAGAGGGCTTTTTCCCATTGATAAAAGGATGGTCACATTTACAAGCCCAAATGTGCTTAAGATCTGGTTGGCGCCTTACAAAATGCTTCAAAATCTTTCAGAGTAACCAGCAAGATGGCACGTCTCACTTTAACCATCTTCAACAAAGAGACATTATCAGTGTCCAAGGAAAAGCACACAAGGGAATGTAAGGTAGGGCCAGAAGTGGATGTGCCCAAAGGTCCGCTAGAGAGGCTTGCAGGGCCACATTCAGTCCCCAAGCCTCTTTTGATTTATGGTACAGTCCTCTCTAAAGCTATTCTGCCCATGGCACACCGAGAAGAATGGAAGATGCAGAGGGAAGATGGGTTGGAATCAAACACAACCTCCCAATGCGTGATGGGGAACATTGGTTCATACATTGCAGAGAAGGGGTGCTTGAGGAATGCTACCATGGTGAATTTAGGTGGTCTGCTCCTCTTGTTCTAACATGCAGGTCTGAATTGAGCTACAAACCAGTCCTATGCATTGAGCTCATTCAGACTTGCTCCCAGgtgagtgtgcataggattgcagccgcaATTATCAAAAGATGCATTTAAATAATTATACATTCAGAGAGAAAGCATGCAAGTATATAAaatatgcctgtgtgtgtgtgtgtgtgtgtgtgtgtgtgtactacagTCGTACGTCCAAATGCCTtgcgacttgaacgttttggctcctgaatgccacaaacccggagtgagtgttccagtttgcgaatgttctttggaacctgaacatccaacaTAGCTTacgtagcttctgattggctgcaggaagctcctttagccaatcagaagctatgcCTTCGTTGTCGAACATCTTTGGAAGTAAAAAagatttccagaatggattccatttgacaaccaaggtacgactgtgtgtgtgtgtgtgtgtgtgtgtgtgcgcgcgcatgtatgtatgcatgtgtgtatgtatgtatacacacacatacacacacacacacacacacacatttacatatACATTTATACACGCCTGTATATAAAAAGAGGTTCTTCGCAATACATGTTCATCTGACAAACTattttctttctgtattttcaAAACAGCTAATATTTCTGAGGACTATCCCAAGCGGCTTGGTGACGTAGAAGATTTCATTCAAGCCACTATAAAAATCCTGAAGAGGTCACCAGATAAACCGACGCCATATACCTCCAAAAGGGAAAGAAACCGTCAACGTGCAGCAAAGAACAATAATAATTCCAGCAGCAGAAAAGGACGGAGAGATCCGAAGGGAAGGAACCGGGATTGTGTCTTAACTGAGATGCACTTAAATGTGACTGACTTGGGCTTGGGATACAACACCAAAGAAGAGTTGATTTTCCGGTATTGTAGTGGTTCCTGCGAGTCCGCTGTAACCGTGTATGACCAAATTTTAAACAATTTGACCCAAAACAGAAAGTTGGCCAGTGACAAAATCAGACCACAGCCTTGTTGCAGACCCATTGCCTACGATGACGATGTTTCGTTTTTGGATGATGACCTATCCACTTATCACATACTGAAAAAACATTCCGCGAAAAGATGTGGGTGTGTCTGACATCCTTTTTGGGTTTGATATTGCATTCCTGCTAAAGAAGGGTCCAAGGCTCTCAAGAAGATGGAATGATGGCTTCAGAGGAAGGCAAGAGGACCAAGCATATgggagaacaagaacaagaagaagatgggatataaatcaatctaaatataataatgataatgataataattgtgGGAGCCTGGTTGTTAGAAATCCAACAAAGGAGAATTGGATAGGATACAACCGCTGGGGCGTTTTGTTTCTACAGGAAGGCAAATAAGCATCAATGCTCAGGGGCAGAGATCCAAGATGGATGGAAGAGACTTACAACATTTGCTTTAAGGCGATCCACTGTTAGCAAACCCTGGCAAGGCAGGTGCTTAACAACACAATCTCTGTCGGATAGCTTGCTCCGCTcctctttggggttttttcctgTTACGGAATTGGAAGTAACAACCACCCACCACTGGCCTTGACCCCAAAATATTGGGCAGaggtcctttatttatttatttattccataaaatttatataccgctagATTGTCACAGaagcctcaaagcggtttacaaaaaaagataagatgttcactaaaaaataataataatacaacaatgATTTAAAGCATAGTAAAACGTTAAAACATGAAAACCAGTTAAAACGGCGGGTGCAAATACCTGCCGGCGAATTTCAGCGGCGAACATCAACGGCGaatttgccacttgaggcagagCAGGCGGGAAAATGGAAAGAAGTGAAGTAGCAAGGTAGTAGAATGTGGGACTCTTAAGCCTGCTACTCAGCTTGCCCCAGGCATTGCCTTGGGTCAACGATTGGGGAGGTTCAGCTGCCTGGCGCACGCCTGTGATGTCATGTGCGCGACACGCATCATCAAGAGGCGAGGCGTCATTGGCAGGAGGCCTTGCCCAGCGCTGCACAGCTTCACTAGCTgcagctccttctctctctcatgcCCAGAAGGAACCTGCCTTTTGACCATGCTTGGTGGCTTGGCCTCTTCCACCCCTTTAATATTTTGGAGGGCTGAGCTCCCTGCTAAGGAATATTGAGGGAGCTGATGGAACCTctgccccctagagttggcatgCCTGCAGCATACCCTGGTATTATAGaaaccacagcagcagcactccTGTCTGTTCCCACCAGGATATTATGAAGTCCTCTCCTCCTTGCACCCTCAGtcaagagacccccccccccagctatgctgTAGCTTCTCTGCTCAACAGTATCAGCTTTCACAAAATTAGGTTAACATGAGAATGGAGAGGAACAGactttccatgtacagtggtacctcgggttaagtaccttgttccagaggtccgttcttaacctgaagcaccactttatctaatggggcctcctgctgccgctgcaccgccggagcacaatttctgttctcatcctgaagcaaagttcttaacctgaggtaatatttctgggttagcggagtctgtaacctgaagcgtatgtaacctgaagcgtatgtaacccgaggtaccactgtactgggtttcTCATGTTACCTGGAGGAGCAGGAAGTCGTGGCACTCTCGAAGCTCTCACACCACAGAGGTAACCTGAGTAGCAAGCCTAAGGTGTcagcaaaaatatttttagccTGCCATTCTATACCTGCTCATGTGGGGATAAGGCCCATTGATCTTGTTGAGATTTGGCTTTTTTAGTAGATATGAACAGGATTGCACCATTGGTATATTGGAGAGCAGGGCTTCCAGTTAGCTAGCTAAAATTCCACCCGCTTTTGAAAAGCAGTTCCAACACAAAAGTTGCGAATTGAACTCAAGCGTGATTATTGGAATTGGGGGAGAAATAAGAGTTTTCTTTTCATCTTCTCTCTGAATACAAGTTGTGTTTTTAACCACTTGCTCCTGCCTCGTCTGCGCCATGGAAAAAAATGTggatctttttttcttcttggtttacaaaaaggACTAAAGGTCACTTACTTTTAAAGGACTACATTTCTATTTGAGGTCGTCGTGAGTGAACAAAGACTACTTGGTGCAATGCATCCGGTCAGAGACAAATCTAGAgaaaatatttattgagatttaagttattatgatgatgattatttattaCGGTTCGGTCTtgagtttcctttcctttatttattAAAGCTTCTTTCTTCAAAACAGGTGCCAAAGTTAACAATGAGACACAGATGCTGGTAACAACGGTCTATGGTTGATATATGAAAtgctaacttaaaaaaaaatcacttactttaccttttgaatgaaaaatcacagaacCACCTCACAACTGATAGGCCAGTTCTGTAGTACctctacacacagacacacacacacacacacacacacggtcttgGCGGTATTCTTGTTTGGTGTTAGTGGAGCATTGTTGCGCAAGAGAAAGCATAAGCAGATTGCTGGTAGCTTTGTTGCACAATCGAATCTGGTGCACAATAGACTGTGCAATAGGTTTCCACTAGTGCCGTTGGTATAGAGAATCCCTCTGTCGTTCAACATTAAAATTCATCTGTCTGCTAGTGTTCCACTCCTGGAACTATTGAATGGAGTCCTAGGTACTTTAAATACTCAAGACACAGGCCTGTGACAGTAAAgtacataaaatttgcatatgctgattGATATGTATAGATGAAAATTTAGGTTTATGAGCAAATTAAGATGGTGGATGCCTGGGGTATCACCAACAGAGTACTTTACAGCAAGCGCAGCAGCCCTGTAAGCAAAGTGAAGTGTTGGTGGTTTTTTTAGATTAAAAaagggcagcagaggaggaagatCTGGGGGGAAAGACTTGGGTTCAAGTCCTTTGTCGTCGTCCCACCCTGTACATGGCGATGTGTTTCATTACTGAACTCATTCAACTAGTTGCCAGTTCTGCTGGAGCAGGGAGCGCCGTCAATCAATCAATGACTGATCACCCCAATCCAAAATAAGGAGATGTAACCATGAATTCATGCGCGTGTGCATGAAGCTTCTGTAGATGGAACTCTGGGTGCTCAAGCATATTTAGAAGTGATGCTCACCTAAGTCTTTTTGAAACATATTTGAATGCAAATCCCCATCCAGGACCACAAACAATTGCAGCTGATTAGAGCTCGGATCAGAGTCCACAACCTcatcattaacacacacacaccccaaatactATGTAACATTAGCTAGAATAATGGGTAGGGGAAAGCAGAGAGTATCATCCTGCTAAATTGaattcccattgacttcaatgggagaATTAAGCATGTATTTAAAACCATGTCCCACTGCATTGACCTAGAGTTGAAAGTCCTCACCTTTTGGCTGGAGGGTCCCCATCAACAGATTTTGAACCATTTTCTTTGTCAGATGGAATTTAACCAATCCCCATAAGCTTTATATTATCATCAATGAAGCAGGTTCGCAGAAAGTTGatagttttgtttcattttaaagttaCTGTTACATTACCCTCAATAAAGAGCATAATATGGCTAGAAAGATTCCAGAGCACTTAAGCTTTATACTTGTGCTGATAAATCTGACATGTTTCTGCAGCTTTGCAAAAGGCCTGGGCTTTAAAATATGGTGTTAGTTGCTGAAAATGTTATTCTAAGAAGCAGAGTAATTTAATACATATTTTTCTAATAGGGCTCTTTTTGCCTTCTCATTTTATGACAGTAGGTGTTGTACCTATTGGTGTATTGCTGCCATACCTCATCTATACATatcaattagcatatgcaaatgttatgcaaacctatctcctctttcccccctctttttcagtcttgatttcctctttcttttctgtttttggtGATGCATAAGCTGCCACCCTAGATAAGAAATTGAACCTGAGATGTTGTGCATGCAAAACCTTGacgctaccactgagctatgggcagtCCTCATGAATGTCAATAATTTATTCCGATTTAGTCCTTAATGAAATTTCCCTCCCTGCTGCCCTTCTTAAAGCTGTCTCTTTCAGCATATGTATGTAGCAGCTCCCTATCACTTAACAGGACACGAAGCAAGCACCTTTTCTTACTTGCCTCTGGCTTGCATTAATTAATTTGCTGCCCAGGGTTgatgtgcagaggaaggtggcAGCAAAGCCACCCACCAGTTTACTTTGCCAGCCTGGCTTGGCTATGGAGTGCAGGTATGAACTGCATGTACatccaggctcccccccccccccaagttaaaacTGTGATGCCTCTTAAGTCTTACAGCTTTCGGGGCATTTCATACTAGGAGGGCCAACTCATTCTATCCTTCTGGCAGAAATTCACAAACCCCTTTGTTGCAGCAAAGGCATCTATTTATTGGCAATTGCCTAACCTTGGAGAAAGCAATCCCTTACAGGGTATCAAATCAACGTCTCCTGTGTTTAATGTGTTTAGTAGTCAAAGCAGAAGAAGACCAGGTTTTATATGGCCTTCCAAGATGGTGCATGAAGCAGAGAGATGAATGATCTAatttagaactaaaatacattCAACAGCAATTAGTCCTATGTGGAAAAATACATGCAAGCACGTTATTTTTAAGTCAAAGAGCATCATAGCATGTATATGCTTTGCTGAATCTACAGCAGCATTCTTTGGTATGCAAGGGTTGCAtaatgaactttttttaaaaaaaagaaaaagatgcttTCTATAGCAAGAgctctaaatatattttaaaaaagtgacTAAGAGTGCATCCAGGTCAGGAACTCTTttcacatttctctttttttactagTTTTGCTTCTCTTTGCTGTGGATCACATCTTTGATCCtgttccattggtttcaatgggtggcatttaccatattttttgctctataagactcactttttccctcctaaaaagtaaggggaaatgtgtgtgcgtcttatggagtgaatgcggctgcgcagctatcccagaagccagaacaggaagagggattgctgctttcgctgcacagcaatccctcttgctgttctggcttctgagattcagaatattttttttcttgttttcctcctcccaagactaggtgcgtcttatggttggtgcatcttatagagcgaaaaatacggtatacacatGCTTAACACTCCACTGAAACCAATGCACCAGACAACCAGACACACACTTTTGCACCATTCAGACAACACAGATCGTGCACActcctccctgcaaaaaaataatatttgcatCCATTTGCATGAAAAAATGTTGGTCTAGACATATCCTAAATCCTGCTTGTTCTTTTTAGCAAGCCAAGACTGTTTTGCTTCCTAAAATGAACCCATAGAAAACCCAGATTCAGCCAGGGTGTTTTCTGATCAATTGTCCTTTTGGGAATGTGTTGTGCTTAAATGACTTGTTCTcctaagtcaggcataggcaagctcggccctctagatattttggaactacaattcccattgtccctgatcactggtcctgttatctagggattatgggtgttgtaggccaaaaacatctggagggccgagtttgcctatgcctgtcctaagtCAACACATCACGCTGCAACTCAGACAAGGTCACTCGTATTCAGTTTGAAATTAATGTGTGTGATGTTAATAGCAGTCCTTTAGGCAACAtttgggcacttccagactgtgaCTATTTTGAGTTGTGAAATTGTGAGGTTGTGAAATTATGGCTGCTTGGGAGAAATGTACTGGAAAGTGTTGgacaacacttgctttgatgcaacgcTATCTCATCTCCCAGCAAGCAAATTAGAATAAATGCTCAGCTTAGAACATGCAGTCTGGTAGTGTAAGAATATTGGTTCGTACTCTTATGTTCACCTTCACTCTAATCTGCATTGGCCACTTAGCATAGTGCTGGCTGCACAAAGCCTGATCGCTGAGTCATACTGTTTGCTCAGATTAGCTTTCAGCACCTTAACCCGAGTCAGTTGAGCATTTGCAGTGAGCCTTCACTAACAGTTGATAGTTTGCTCCATCAGCTTTTCTTCCAGAGTCTCAACCTCTAATGGCAGCCTAATGCTAACATTCAGAAACTACAAAAAGGGtaaagtttgtgattttttttctccaCGGAAAATCAAGGTCAAAAACAAGAGAGCATCTTTCTTTTGGGATTTTAACTTCACCACCAATTTACGTCTCAAACATTTGTGTTAACCAACCAAAGTTCTCTACAGACTTTATTTTTGTACAATATGCATTTTATAaactttttatgaaataaagctCATTTCTATTGTTACATGGGCCTTAATCTTCATTCATGCACTACTTTACTGATGACTTTTCTTTGTCCTTTTTCAATCTGAGATGTAAGCAGAGTATCAAgttcagccagatttctgtcttCTTCCACCATTCCCCTGCTGCTACAGGTGAGAAGTATGAGAATGCCCAATCCCAGGTCGGGTTGGGAGagaatcctgcctgaaatcttggagagttgctgccagtccgtgcagacaacactgaactagatggaccactgggtctgattcagtgtaaggcatcttcctatgttccctggagtctttgggggaagccatgactatttacaACAGTGTGATAGTGCCTTAAATGCATAGAGCAGATAGGGCAATAGTCAGAGGTCAAGTGCCTTCAGGACCCTTAGCAGACACTGAAGAGGAGCTTAGGCAACACATCGCTACCTGCCCCTTCATGTATTACTGTtcccaacaaaaaacaacactgcAATAAAGTATATGGACCAAGATATTTTGAGGCAATgtaaaccattttaaaataaacccCAAAATCTATAGTTCACCCCACCCGCAGTTATGTTGGTTCAAGGAAAAATAGATATAAAGAGAAaatttcctggatgccaagattcaAGTTTGGGACAAgtgctctttggtgagagaaccccagcagaggtttaaaaccacaaaatgtgcAGTGAAGTAAAATGTGggatataggctgttagaccttcaAAACATACCTTTCTGAGTTAGAAACTCCCCTCTTTCCCCAGCAAAGGAAACAACCACACcgttggtaagttaaaaattggtttacttacaaactcttcaaaggtcaggttcatgtgcttgtCCATGCAGCAGTCAGAAAAAGCTGcagaggcagtaaaacttagtttaGTTCCAAAGTGGTAAAAGTTTCTAAATTATTGGTAATAGAATTCAAGAATGGTTTGTGAGAGCCATgcggtctgagcttggagcaaccacaCGTTGAGCTTCTCAGACTGAAGAACAAAGGCTTAATTACCTagtccctcccaaggtgagccaagcctagcaggacagcttactctgtggtcttaaccccttcatgcattaagtagacttaagcatgttggttatatatcCCACAAGTCATTTGTGGAGAAAGCTCATAATGAGTGTTCCATGTAGAATTCAAGTGATCACAAATCACTAAAAATTAGTGCCACATGAATGGCACATTAAGGCCACTCCATTTGACTGGGCCATTTTAATGCAGGTCTTTTCAGTACCTGTGCAGAACTGTGAAATGATACAATGAAGTAGGGATGATCTCATGCTTGGTCGAGTGACACAATCAGGTCCAATTCAGATCCTGAAGAATCCAAAATAATATTTGTGAGAATCAGATTTATGCAGCAGCTAATCATGCCCCAGCTCAGAACCAGCCTGCTTAAAGACACTGATCCCAAAGAAGTTTTAGCACGGAATCAGGCAAGACAGCCGAAGCCAGAGACCCAAGCCAAGATAGACTTGAAACAGTCAACTCAAATGGCAACATGCACCTCCTGCAGTTTTAACGCTGTCATGATATATGCATTTGCTCTGGTTTTCATTTGGCAAGTatcagtgtttgtgtgtgagtgtaaTTAGGACTCTGGAACATAAAGTGCTGTCACGTTCAAGGAGCTATGTTTCAAATTCCTTAATATTCAGAGGAGGCCGACACTGGAAATGGACATGCCTGCTAAAGTGCGTTGTGAACTTTCCAGGGAGCTCTGACAATTGGCAGCTTTGAAACCAACAGTTAAAAAGGAGCTTTCCCAAGTTCCAAAGTGTTGCTcaggggcgtgtgtgtgtgtgtgtgtgtgtgtgtgtgtgtgtgtgtattaggacAGCATTTAAGCCCTTGGATTCTCCTATTATGAAATCACTGGCCTTCACCAGGCAATACCTTGTTCTGTCCTTCAAAAGATGGGGGTGGGATTGGGTCAATGCCAAACACATCTCGTTTGTCCTTTGCTGGGCCTGACAAGTAAAACCCTTCAGTTACATAAATGGCTCCTGATGAATTATTTCCAAGTTAAGTTCAAGCTGTTCCTTTGAACTCGTGCTGCCAGGCTAGGACTAAATGATAGTTGTTGCTGGGTCCACCCCACCAGCTTTCTTTCAGATAATTGATGGTGGCATGAAATGGACATTGTTATTTGCTCAGAGTGTGCTCCGTCCGCCTAGAGCACCTCTGGCGAATCAGTTCTGCAGGTTTCTTTCCATAAAGCTGCAAAACCCGGCTTGAGCAGAGGTGACAGTAGAACAAGAGAAATGGCTCTGGACGCCTGTGTGTCATTTAGGGATGGGGGGCAAAATTCAACTCCTTTGAAGCCAAGCCAATCTGCACATTGTAAAACAGCAGGAGAAGCGAAAcgcaaccatccttcaaaatccacgcTTAGgcgaaattcacacttatctgtgAAACAACATTTACTGACAATGCATAGATCAGGGGAAAgtgacagtggcatagcgtgggttgtcagcacccgggacaaggcaagtaatttgcgccccctaacccgtggatttgcgccccctaacccatggatttgcgccccctaacctgtggatttgccctaaccccagatgttgcgcccggtgcggccggccccccctgcaccccccacgctacaccactggaaaGTGACAAATATATATTATTGACAATAGCAGAGAGAAATGCATTGTGTTAGAGGAAACTGCTTGCTAACatgtgcacattagtcaaaactgcatataaaatgtgtttattagaaaTCAACACTAAAACGCCAATAGATTTTcataaggattaaaaaaaaattgcacaaattgctgcaaaatgtgggaaGGGCAGTAAATGCAAAATTTATCTTTGCATTGAAtgctagttctctctctctctctctctctctctctctctctctcccccccccccctctcccctttcTAGCCCCCATCCAGaaaagttcaagggcacattccagtcaggcaaaaacacttgaggtgCAAAGAAGGGTCAGAGGGGTGCGGTGCTTGGCCTGGGGAGTGACTCCCCACTCCTGACATATATTCAGATCAGCTAAGGGGATCCTTTTGCATTTCACACCACAATCTGAAGTAAAGTTGGTGCAAGGTAAAGCGCTGTGTCAGCTGCAGTTTTCAAGATTTCTCCCCTTTGAAAGACCCACCTAGTGCCCTTATACATTGAATTCCACCAAAATCTGAACATTTTTGTTTGTAGTTTCACAGGCCTCTTCCCAATTTATTTATGTTCTTTGACCTCctgatttgtattgtttttgtggTGCACTTAGATTATTTGATCTGATTCTGTTCTACTCCTCGTATTGTGTTAGTTGTTTTAAAGCGGCTTTGTCTAAAGGGGACAGGAGGTGGTGACAAAAAtgtctaaacaaaacaaaacaaacacaaccaTTCATTTGTACTACGCTACAGAGCAGCAAAAGGCATACGGTTCCCTTATTGCAGGCAATTTGCCATCTATAGACCTTTTGTCCTTTTCCTTTCAAAAAGACCGTTACTGTTATTTTCACATGAGAGAATATTTACATGCAAAGGACAGAAATATAATGTATGTAATAATTGTAATGACAGAATgaagggaaaggggagaaagGGAGATGGAACAGGGAAAATAAAATACTTAATACAGCAATGCTATGTCCCATATCCTCCCAAGACATTACTCTTGAGTAGGCAAGAGTTTGGATTTCCAATGGGAAATCACAGCAACAAAAGATACGTACGAAATCTGACCAAAGTAAGTTTAAGTTTTCTATTTCCAGGACTTACAAATATCAACATAGAGCACATTTCAGACAAAGCAAGCTTTTTAAAGTCCCATTAAAATCATCTAGAGGGTTAAGCATGTGTCTAATTCCCTTCAGTTGCAATCAGAACATATTAGAACTGGGCTTTGAGTTTTGAGTGATTAGCTCAGCCATGAAACCCATGGTGGCTGGCCCAAAATCACCCAATCTCTTGGTcttacctacttcacagggttgctgtaaggatAAGAAAGGAGATAGTCTATGCTaccctgaactccttggaggaagtgtATGATAAAAACATCTAGCTACCCAAATAACTACATTAAAACATGGGTTTGGGATCTTCTAAACGGTGATGTTCTTCAACATGAGACTCATATGCCTGGATCTTTAGATGTTAGCTTCAGGAAGTCCATAAAAGGAAAGTTTCTGACAGCATCCTTCCTGTTGCACTTTCAGAAAAGCCTCCCCAGAGGGTCAGGGAGCCCTCCTTAGCAATGTGGGAGAGGCCTCACAGACCTTCGAAGTGACTCTATTTTCCAgcaacagtcctggatttacagaagccatcccagcttctgatttgtttgcaggaagtcccgcttttccttaggacgtccctattttcatcggagaaatgttggagggtgtggagttatgcgacccttgAGCCAAGGAGACAACTATATATAACTAAAGGttataactatataacctttagcaGACATCTGGAAACAGCCCTatatagggatttttttaaaaaatgtttaatgttttattatgtttttatatgtattggaaatcgcccagagtggatggggcaacccagtcagatgggcggggtataaataatacaattttttgttgttgttgaacagaattgtccctatttccatcagagaaatgttgcacaGAATTGACTCAGGGGACTGCAGGTGGGAGGTCTGAATAGCAACATTTCTTTCCATGGACTTTCTTAAGTTAACTTGCCTTGGGAATCCAAACCATAGATTTCATTTACGCTTCCAGACAGCTTAACACCGAACCCTAAAATGTACTTCAAAACCACATCAAGTTTTTTTCTCCAATGTATAGTAACACCTGTCCTAAATGCAAATGTACCCCCCCTCTGCCAATATATCCCTTGGGCTCAGTCTTAAGTTTATTAATCTCAGCCAGCAGCATAAGTTACCAAATATTGCGATGGCTTCACCACTAATGCGTTGCTTCATGTCAAAGCCCATCCTCTGGTGCTCATTCACTCATGGGTTTTATTACCAGCACTTTGTAAACTGTCAAGTCTCATTCCTCAGGAAGTGGAGGAGCTGACTTACTTCTTTTTAATTCCCTGTTCATTACTCAATACCACAGAATTTCCCCTCCTTCTGCACTCACTCTAACATAGTTGATTTCCTAAAAGCTCGTGCTTAAGACATTTTAAATAGTTGGCTATGGCTATCAGATTGTACATGCTGGGTATCAAATATGAAGGATGCAGGCATGGATATTTTATCCCAGTTGCACTTGAAAATACTTGTGAAGAGAGTGGCAATTGTGCATTTTAAAGACGGGGGGGTGTCTCATATTCACTTCAAGTTTTTATATGCTCCAGCTGTCCTTGCTAGCCAGGGGAAATCcctgtttcctgccccctgatATGACATTGTCCCTATTTTGCTTTTCGATGGATGTTGGGAAGGACTATTTAAGGTGTTGACAGCATGCACACAGATATGCACTAGAGGCCGTATCTGGGTGGTGGGTTCAACGCATCTCTAGAGCATGTGAATGTCAACGGGGGACACATGGATA
This genomic stretch from Podarcis muralis chromosome 11, rPodMur119.hap1.1, whole genome shotgun sequence harbors:
- the GDNF gene encoding glial cell line-derived neurotrophic factor, translated to MKLWDVVAVCMLLLNTISTFPLPDGQTRSVLEGAEDDHTSNRLLTPYAGQMDSNISEDYPKRLGDVEDFIQATIKILKRSPDKPTPYTSKRERNRQRAAKNNNNSSSRKGRRDPKGRNRDCVLTEMHLNVTDLGLGYNTKEELIFRYCSGSCESAVTVYDQILNNLTQNRKLASDKIRPQPCCRPIAYDDDVSFLDDDLSTYHILKKHSAKRCGCV